The Hyphomonadaceae bacterium ML37 genome includes a region encoding these proteins:
- a CDS encoding 3-deoxy-7-phosphoheptulonate synthase class II: MTAWSPDSWRAKPAKQLPGYPDAVALKRVEAELTRRPPLVFAGEVKRLKRQLANVASGQSFLLQGGDCAESFKEFSAETVRDTFRVLLQMAVVMTFASAKPVVKVGRIAGQFAKPRSADTEVIDGVELPSYRGDSINDMAFTPEGRVPDPERLLRAYDQSAATLNLLRALASGGYADLHNVHQWTLDFLDGSPAGERYAAYAQRITEALAFMRACGVTPDAAPSLEGVDFFTSHEGLHLPFEEALTRMEHTTGRWYATSAHMMWIGDRTRQPDGAHVEYMRGIENPVGLKCGPSLDPDELIRLIDILNPRDEAGRLVLYVRMGSDKVGEGLPPLVRKVRAEGRNVVWACDPMHGNTIKAANGYKTRPFERVLGELRSFIEIVHAEGAEPGGVHFEMTGQDVTECVGGAGHLSEADLSSRYHTHCDPRLNADQALEMAFQIAEALKPAQKLSRAAE, translated from the coding sequence GAGCTGACCCGGCGCCCGCCCCTGGTGTTCGCCGGCGAGGTCAAGCGCCTGAAGCGCCAGCTGGCCAATGTGGCCTCGGGTCAGTCCTTCCTGCTTCAGGGCGGCGATTGCGCCGAGAGCTTCAAGGAATTTTCCGCCGAGACGGTGCGCGACACCTTCCGCGTGCTGTTGCAGATGGCGGTGGTGATGACCTTCGCCAGCGCCAAGCCGGTGGTGAAGGTGGGGCGCATCGCCGGCCAGTTCGCCAAGCCGCGCTCGGCCGATACTGAAGTGATCGACGGGGTGGAGCTGCCCAGCTATCGCGGCGATTCCATCAATGACATGGCGTTCACGCCAGAAGGCCGGGTGCCGGACCCCGAGCGCCTCCTGCGCGCCTATGACCAGTCGGCGGCGACGCTGAACCTGCTGCGCGCGCTGGCGTCGGGCGGCTATGCTGACCTGCACAATGTGCACCAGTGGACGCTGGATTTCCTGGACGGCAGCCCGGCGGGCGAGCGCTATGCCGCCTATGCCCAGCGCATCACCGAGGCGCTGGCCTTCATGCGCGCCTGCGGCGTGACGCCGGATGCCGCGCCGTCTCTGGAGGGCGTGGATTTCTTCACCAGCCACGAAGGCCTGCATCTGCCGTTTGAAGAGGCGCTGACCCGGATGGAGCACACCACCGGGCGCTGGTACGCCACTTCGGCCCACATGATGTGGATCGGCGACCGCACCCGCCAGCCCGACGGCGCCCATGTGGAATACATGCGCGGGATCGAGAACCCGGTGGGCCTCAAATGCGGCCCCAGCCTGGACCCGGACGAGCTGATCCGCCTGATCGATATCCTCAATCCGCGCGATGAGGCCGGGCGGCTGGTGCTCTATGTGCGCATGGGATCGGACAAGGTAGGCGAGGGCCTGCCGCCGCTGGTGCGCAAGGTGCGCGCCGAAGGGCGCAATGTGGTCTGGGCCTGCGATCCCATGCACGGCAACACGATCAAGGCCGCCAATGGTTACAAGACGCGCCCCTTCGAGCGGGTGCTGGGCGAGCTCAGAAGCTTCATCGAGATCGTCCACGCCGAGGGCGCCGAGCCGGGCGGGGTGCATTTTGAAATGACCGGCCAGGACGTGACCGAATGCGTCGGCGGGGCTGGGCATCTGTCAGAAGCGGACCTGTCGAGCCGCTACCACACCCATTGCGATCCGCGCCTCAATGCCGACCAGGCGCTGGAAATGGCCTTCCAGATCGCCGAGGCGCTCAAACCCGCCCAGAAGCTCAGCCGCGCGGCGGAGTAG
- a CDS encoding DUF2059 domain-containing protein, translated as MLKRVRIAFAGVLMLAPGALSHTSSAQEPASHLQQAREVVELMGAEQLYSDMITVTIPLLEPSFRQSWPGASDKTIQQAMDLLGSALIASAPEFIDETAALYMRSFTQAELEALADFLRSPAGARFIALQSQIMQEGQAIGARIGDRISIELLPQLQAIIESD; from the coding sequence ATGCTGAAACGGGTGAGAATCGCTTTCGCGGGCGTCCTGATGCTGGCGCCCGGCGCGCTCTCGCACACTTCGTCCGCGCAGGAGCCGGCCTCCCATCTCCAACAGGCGCGCGAGGTGGTCGAACTGATGGGCGCCGAACAGCTCTACAGCGACATGATCACGGTGACGATCCCCTTGCTTGAGCCCAGCTTCCGGCAAAGCTGGCCAGGCGCCAGCGATAAGACAATCCAGCAGGCGATGGATTTGCTGGGGTCTGCATTGATCGCGTCGGCGCCCGAGTTCATCGACGAAACGGCAGCGCTTTACATGCGCAGCTTCACCCAGGCCGAGCTGGAGGCGCTGGCCGATTTCCTTCGCTCCCCTGCCGGCGCCCGCTTCATCGCGCTACAGTCGCAGATCATGCAGGAAGGTCAGGCGATCGGGGCGCGTATCGGCGACCGCATCTCGATTGAGCTGCTGCCGCAACTGCAGGCGATCATTGAGAGCGATTGA
- a CDS encoding TonB-dependent receptor codes for MKTLLVCGAAGAAFVSGVNAAAFAGSDTGEASVTDRVVITGYRVNAPAEAAAAQAARQPGNIAVVDAESFETRYAIGFADTLAFTAGVIAQPRFGEDGRLSVRGSGLANNTHLRGVELIFNGVPMNNADGFGDYQEIDPLFMSHMAVNRGANGFRSGSSMLGGSIEIAGLSAASLDGRSALRLEGGSFGTSRAHARTGRRSGALDYALAATWQRQDGFRPNGAQSNGRLYTDLGWRWNDAVETRFGILASDINQDIPGNLTLNQLRQDPRQGNADAVARRFGRDINGWRGWMVTHVNTGAGTASAGVSVTRRSLWHPVPVIIAQDLSDDRLFARWSHEGQVSGRPVTLTLGGDLRRSETDARVFVNAGGSPGFQIGDSLQTAEGAKAFVDVRVGVTDRLDVLAGLINTSTRREVDNFRMPSAGGDARFSNLSARFGALYRVSDALTGFANISQIFEPPTFSDVTQGGVAGFTPIRAMEGVSYEIGLRGFYARYRFEAALYRIEMEHEFTAFTVTPDIPAAIFNADDTLRHGFELGAEALLHEGDLGVWRTRLAYTWGDFRFEGDPIYGDNRLPGLGRHRMVAELRYDVGPVEIAPSVTWQSGDGFTDYANSERLPGQTLIGLSARYDINDRVGLYLEGRNLTDRRYVAAISTVANAATAAPARFTPGETRALYAGITLAFGGGQ; via the coding sequence ATGAAAACTCTGCTTGTATGCGGCGCTGCAGGCGCTGCCTTTGTGTCCGGCGTTAACGCCGCCGCCTTCGCCGGATCGGACACCGGCGAAGCGTCCGTCACCGACCGTGTGGTCATCACCGGATACCGGGTGAACGCGCCGGCCGAAGCCGCAGCCGCCCAGGCGGCCCGTCAGCCGGGCAATATCGCCGTGGTCGACGCCGAAAGCTTTGAGACGCGCTACGCCATAGGCTTTGCCGACACTCTCGCCTTCACCGCCGGCGTCATCGCGCAGCCGCGCTTTGGCGAGGACGGTCGCCTATCCGTCCGCGGTTCAGGCCTGGCCAACAACACGCATTTGCGCGGGGTGGAGCTGATCTTCAACGGCGTGCCCATGAACAACGCCGACGGCTTTGGTGATTATCAGGAGATCGACCCTCTCTTCATGTCCCACATGGCTGTGAACCGGGGCGCCAACGGGTTCCGGAGCGGCTCGTCCATGCTGGGCGGGTCCATAGAGATCGCCGGGCTCAGCGCCGCATCACTGGACGGCCGTTCCGCCCTTCGCCTCGAAGGCGGCTCGTTCGGAACCTCTCGTGCTCACGCCCGTACGGGCAGGAGAAGCGGTGCGCTTGACTACGCCCTGGCGGCCACCTGGCAGCGTCAGGACGGCTTCCGCCCCAATGGCGCCCAGTCCAATGGCCGTCTCTATACCGATCTAGGCTGGCGCTGGAATGATGCCGTGGAGACCCGCTTCGGCATTCTGGCCAGCGACATCAACCAGGACATTCCGGGGAACCTGACCCTGAACCAGCTTCGCCAGGATCCGCGCCAAGGCAATGCCGATGCGGTGGCTCGGCGGTTCGGTCGTGATATCAACGGCTGGCGGGGGTGGATGGTCACCCATGTGAATACGGGCGCGGGCACGGCGTCTGCGGGCGTCAGCGTCACACGCCGGTCGCTCTGGCATCCGGTGCCGGTCATCATCGCTCAGGACCTGAGCGATGACCGCCTCTTTGCCAGGTGGAGCCACGAGGGCCAAGTCTCGGGCCGCCCGGTGACATTGACCCTTGGCGGCGATCTGCGCCGCAGCGAAACCGATGCGCGGGTATTCGTCAATGCAGGGGGCAGTCCCGGCTTCCAGATTGGCGACAGCTTGCAAACTGCCGAAGGCGCCAAGGCCTTCGTGGATGTGCGCGTTGGCGTGACTGACCGGCTTGATGTGCTGGCGGGCCTGATCAACACCTCCACCCGGCGCGAGGTGGACAATTTCCGCATGCCATCAGCAGGCGGTGATGCCAGATTCTCCAACCTGTCGGCCCGTTTCGGAGCGCTTTACCGCGTGAGCGACGCGCTCACAGGCTTTGCAAATATCAGTCAGATTTTCGAACCGCCCACCTTCTCTGACGTGACGCAAGGCGGCGTAGCCGGCTTCACGCCGATACGCGCCATGGAGGGGGTGAGCTATGAGATTGGCTTGCGCGGATTCTATGCCCGCTACCGGTTTGAAGCGGCGCTCTACCGCATCGAGATGGAGCATGAGTTCACCGCCTTCACGGTGACGCCGGACATTCCCGCCGCGATTTTCAATGCCGACGACACGCTGCGTCATGGCTTCGAGCTGGGCGCCGAAGCGTTGCTCCATGAAGGCGATCTGGGCGTGTGGCGCACGCGCTTGGCTTATACATGGGGTGATTTCCGATTTGAGGGCGACCCGATTTATGGCGACAACCGCCTGCCCGGGCTTGGCCGCCATCGGATGGTGGCGGAGCTGCGCTATGATGTGGGACCGGTCGAAATCGCGCCCAGCGTGACGTGGCAAAGCGGGGACGGCTTCACAGATTACGCCAATTCCGAGCGCCTGCCGGGCCAAACCCTGATCGGACTGTCAGCGCGTTATGACATCAATGACCGGGTCGGGCTCTATCTGGAAGGGCGCAATCTGACCGACCGGCGCTACGTCGCGGCGATTTCAACCGTGGCGAATGCCGCCACGGCGGCGCCCGCGCGCTTCACCCCGGGAGAGACACGAGCACTCTATGCCGGGATCACACTGGCCTTCGGGGGTGGTCAATGA
- a CDS encoding HU family DNA-binding protein, with product MNKSELAKAVSDKAGITRAQAGDAIDAFIDAVVGAAKGKDTVQLAGFGTFHAKHREAREVRNPRTGEKIKAKAKTSLAFRPASALKDL from the coding sequence ATGAACAAGTCCGAACTCGCCAAAGCTGTCTCCGACAAGGCCGGTATCACCCGCGCTCAGGCCGGTGACGCCATCGACGCCTTCATCGACGCCGTGGTCGGCGCCGCCAAGGGCAAAGACACGGTCCAGCTGGCCGGCTTTGGAACCTTCCACGCCAAGCACCGCGAAGCGCGCGAAGTGCGCAACCCGCGTACGGGCGAGAAAATCAAGGCGAAAGCCAAGACCTCGCTGGCCTTCCGTCCGGCTTCGGCCCTGAAGGACCTCTAG
- a CDS encoding PaaI family thioesterase, translated as MSGGGVSADDLNRIGAGKLPELIGIEVTAAGAGRAAGRLPVREAMLAPNGFLHAASVIALTDTLAGYGVMASLPDGASGFTSVELKSNFLGTARDGVVLGEAEMVHGGRTTQVWDARAWREEDGRTIALFRCTQMILYPR; from the coding sequence ATGAGCGGCGGCGGGGTTTCAGCGGACGACCTCAATCGCATTGGCGCAGGCAAGCTGCCTGAGCTGATCGGGATTGAGGTGACCGCTGCCGGGGCGGGGCGCGCCGCCGGGCGCCTGCCCGTGCGCGAGGCCATGCTGGCGCCCAATGGCTTTCTGCATGCGGCCAGCGTCATCGCGCTCACCGACACGCTGGCGGGTTATGGCGTGATGGCCAGCCTGCCGGACGGCGCCAGCGGCTTCACTTCAGTGGAGCTGAAATCCAACTTCCTGGGCACGGCGCGCGACGGCGTGGTGCTGGGCGAGGCGGAGATGGTGCATGGCGGGCGCACGACCCAAGTCTGGGATGCGCGCGCGTGGCGTGAAGAGGATGGCCGGACCATCGCCCTGTTCCGCTGCACCCAGATGATCCTCTATCCGCGCTGA